A portion of the Babylonia areolata isolate BAREFJ2019XMU chromosome 16, ASM4173473v1, whole genome shotgun sequence genome contains these proteins:
- the LOC143290824 gene encoding uncharacterized protein LOC143290824 isoform X1, with protein sequence MDLPQVIRSKRRLSRTFTWKVVLAALLKDLEPRYTHGPSDPPSESPNPSNQGKNSSKNSSSKGTAEEDCEFTIAADLTLYANPLRCLQKTARPASQHPAAGATEMIATDLVKYGSPLDDKPA encoded by the exons ATGGACTTGCCACAGGTGATCAGAAGCAAGCGGAGACTCAGCAGGACTTTCACTTGGAAAGTCGTTCTTGCCGCCCTTCTCAAAGATCTGGAGCCTCGGTACACTCACG GACCTTCAGACCCACCATCAGAATCTCCCAACCCTAGTAACCAAGGcaagaacagcagcaaaaacagcagcagcaagggtACGGCCGAGGAGGATTGTGAGTTCACCATAGCAGCCGACCTCACACTGTACGCCAACCCGCTCCGATGCCTGCAGAAAACTGCCAGACCCGCTTCTCAGCATCCTGCTGCAGGAGCCACCGAGATGATCGCCACAGATCTGGTCAAGTATGGCAGCCCCTTGGACGACAAGCCCGCTTAG